Genomic segment of Tiliqua scincoides isolate rTilSci1 chromosome 1, rTilSci1.hap2, whole genome shotgun sequence:
aatcctagccacacttacctgggagtaagccccattgagtacaatgggccttactcccagcatttcctcccagaagcacctgaagggggggtcggcactccgcgatctactcattttgccttgcgatctaccggtagatcacgatccacctattgagcacccctgccttaggaaaTCATTCGGATCCATCAGTCTATGTGTTTGACCTGTTTTCCTGGGGTGATTAACTGATGCCAGTCTAAAGCTCATCAAATAGTGATCTGACCATGATAAAGAAGGGATTTTAGGGCCTAATCCAAttttgcagcaccagtgcagtcacaatacagccctgaggtaagggaaaaatgttccgTTATCTTGAGGAGCTTTCTGAGACTATCTCTCCACAACAGCATGAAGCgtatgcctcattggcatggttgcaccagcaccactggcacgcactgtcgcaaacatgccaaaaggcacgtttgcaggccctagcaccagggCTCTCGCTTTTATTAGTGGTACGACATGACCAAACTGCTTGGgtgctgccagctgcagggggaggCAACAGATTAGCCCATCACTGCACCCTTGCGTGACTTACATTTGGCTGCTGGTGGGGCTTGCAGCCTAATCTAAGTCACGGGTGTGCACATGGCAATGGCAGCAGGTGACTGTTGCCCACCCCGTAGTCTCCTGTGTGCctggtagggctgcagcagcccaatgttGCCCCCCCAGCCCATAGCCCAGTGCAGCAGttaccccctgaacccccttagttacaccactggcgCTGTTTGACAACTAACTTTAAGTAGTTTTCTAATTTTCTGCTGcccccctcttctctctctgtctGCTCTTGTCTTGTCTTACAATCTCCAAGCAGACTGTCAGTTGTTATGGGAacaagaagggaaaagaaaacaacTCCAGGTTCTCTAGTTAGGCtgttttcatctctctctcttcctctctctcaatcaatcaatctctctctcctgcagtgcCACTGCTAGTGGGGGTGCAGAAGACACCGGGTGATGCACTCAGACTTGGGTGGGTGAGTTATTGCATTATTGTTTATATtgtggtgtttgtttttatttaaagtttaaaattttaagccgccttgggcatcagttgtgggcagagaggcagggtatgtataaataaataaagttattggggTTAACCCAAGCCTAGTGATGACATTGCATTTATGACATTGCATATGATATTGTACCAtctaccaccgggtagatggaagtctgggaaggcagctcatctgagagaaggaaaactctgatcccaaacctccactgccttgtggctacatccagttatggaaaaggcttcaggagtcaacctcgagccaaaatccagagccggagtccctgaggcagttcatggctgaacacagtcacgttctggcaacccctgcaacgccgctggaaccaaccgtattgacctctgcctttccattggaccatttcagcaacatggagaggggggatttgctgcatgggtaacagtctctCCTCCATAATtacttttacccaggcttcacgcactggagaggacactctgttccagaaccaccattcagagcgcgataccatagtcttccaagactgaaggatgccaacatggatgatattgtaatttattctgtatagtctggtatgggaggaagttcatcatgggggtgatacaaTGAACTCTCGCACAGGTGATGtaaaccccagtgatgcctctACTCTGCTgagtatttaattttaaaataggcTGAGATAATTTTTGTATAATTATGTTCACCCACATAAGTGTCATTTTTTGTAGTTATTAACAACCTTatcactgcatttttaaaaattctgtataAATGTCCTACCCAGGATCATAGTGTACCCTAGGTTTGGATGGTATTCTTGGCTTTCAGGATCCAGGATATGTCCAGGTAGCTGGGCTTTCatcagtaaacaaacaaacaaaacagtatCTTTATGATTTGGTAACCAAGTGATCAGCCTTATATACAAAACGCTATAATGTGTGTTCATGGTACTTGTTGCCAAGGAATCGTACACCTGCCCAGCTCTTTTCTCCCACAACACAAAACACACAAAAGTGTATTTGCAAGCAGGATTTGCTCCTAGCTCTTGTAGTTTTAAGATATATCAGTTGGCAATTCTGTTTCTCTGTGGGAACAAGAAAAATGAACAATCAGGATGTGGTCATATTGAATGTGGGTGGACTGAAATTCACAACTTGGCCTTCGACATTACAGCAATTCCCAGAATCTAGGTTGGCAAGGATGCTGAGAGGCaatgaccatgaatttaagctggTTAATGGCCAGTTCTTTGTGGACCGTGATGGGGTTTTGTTCAGCTACATTTTGGACTTCTTAAGAACACTTCAGATTTCCTTGCCTAGTGACTTCTCAGACTACCAGAGATTGcagagagaggctgccttctatGAACTTTACTCAATATCTAACCTTTTGAGCCAGAAAAGTTTGTTGAGGCCAAAGTCGGAGATCTTAGAAATACAATTCCTGCTTCAAGGATCTCAGACTTTCTTTCGTTTGTTTGGTTCATGCAGCATAACTATTGATGCACTGGCTGGGCGGATTACTGTCTTTTCAGAACAGCTTGGAGGAACAACTTGGCAAAGAGATCATGTCCCTTTACAGAAGTCACTGATACCCCTTTCTTTGGAGAGGCCCTCCCATCATGATCTTATTTTCCAGTGTGGCACTGACTACAGCAATCAGTCTGTAGCAAGGTATTTTTTACATCATTTCTAGGTATTAAGTTAAATATAAATTGCATGCATACTGTTATTTCTGAAATTACTTGGACTCTTGAATTAAAAGTAAAAAGAGTATGTTTCAAAAATGAGTGTGATCTGATCACTGCACTCATCTACAGCTCTATATTCTATGTACTTTTAAGATCTGTGTTTCTAACCCTACTTCTTGCTGACTGTTTTCCATTATATTGCTTTCTGCTTAGATTCACTTGTGTAAATCAGCTTATGTTGCTTTCTGCTTAGATTCACCCTCTTCCTAATAATGACAGTGCATTTATAAGCACCAAATAGTCATATACACAACtagttgttttgccagattccaaggccaagctccgcttagagcagtgtttctcaaaaggtgggtcaggacccactaggtgggtcacaagtgaatttcaaatgggtccccatttatttcaatatattaaacttgatgctatcctggtgggtgactgcatttggggaaatgttacagacctgtactttttaatgagctatgtatattcttttaacaatgatagtcaatgggacttactcctgggtaggtgtgggtaggatttcagtttaggattgttaaaaatgttcttgcttgatgacatcacttccagtcatgacatcacttccagtgggtcctgacagattctaaaaagtgggtcctggtgctaaatatgtgaaaaccactggcttagagaattatgcccactttcagctaattagctccccttctttccccaagaatgaccctagttctgccctgcagcactgctggaccccaccaccagggtagctcacctgtttaacctgcagaggtcctccttcctccctctcttgccagcagctcctaccaccactatagcagcactttggccctcagcagggcttgggcatggcagccagacagcaatctcagtgtctccagcagtctctaaagTCCATTCCCCAATCAGTCCAGCTGCTGCAGCCAGTTCCATTAGCCAtgtctccagtctgtccttcctcaagctttccttctgctacccacaccacaCTCTCTCTTCATCAGGtgtttttatgcctgagggcccttttgccttcaagtggctgcagctgtgcagcacactctctctgctgaatgcccaggccttaccttaaaggggccactgctgacaccacatcctacctcctcaccagatcttcagCGATTCCAATACACTAGTTTCGCCTACTACCAGTGCAATCAAAATGATCAGTAACCAGCTTGTCATAATTGTGATATTTACCAAAAGGTGAAGCTCAAAATgacagggcataatcctaacctaatcccctgggagctggggataagaataggccctcagtttggctgtacttgtcgtaagaggcgactaaacagccaccgggtagatgggactcatcagcctgggaaggcagctcatctgagagaaggaaaactctgatcccaaacctccactaccttgtggctacatccagttatggaaaaggcttcaggagtcaacctcgaggcaaaatccggagccggagtccctgaggcagttcatggctgaacacagtcacgttctggcaactcctgcgacgccgctggaaccaaccgtattgacctctgcctttccattggaccatttcagcgacgtggagaggggggatttgctgcatgggtaacagcctatcctccatacctactttacccaggcttcacgcactggagaagacactctgttccagaaccaccattcagagcgtgacaccatagtctttcgagactgaaggatgccaactcaatcctaaccaactttccagcatcaacgtaagaacaatgcagctctgaggtaagggaacaaacattcccttaccttgaggaggcactaTGATTgacccccaattgcaggatgcagcataagccccattggca
This window contains:
- the KCNRG gene encoding potassium channel regulatory protein, translating into MNNQDVVILNVGGLKFTTWPSTLQQFPESRLARMLRGNDHEFKLVNGQFFVDRDGVLFSYILDFLRTLQISLPSDFSDYQRLQREAAFYELYSISNLLSQKSLLRPKSEILEIQFLLQGSQTFFRLFGSCSITIDALAGRITVFSEQLGGTTWQRDHVPLQKSLIPLSLERPSHHDLIFQCGTDYSNQSVARYVSIKPDHRKLINGTNVLGLLVDILFKEGFRLVNTRTLSTEEKTECYCFERTRQPDALNISVSQAQQDTPVLYTKSIQAHKRK